A window from Marinagarivorans cellulosilyticus encodes these proteins:
- a CDS encoding carbohydrate binding domain-containing protein: protein MAVSAITLSACVAGPTTDTSSSATNHSEATQVSSSAIAGPQSSSSVAPASAASVPVDCSAVSASQGKVAYEEESCLTCHGAVNEAAGSAPGAGGGAPLNFNNFPIVSQGGTSLNSYIANNMMNFGGGCDGDAACEATADNIATYFKSLSSEPWCDTPASSEQASSSVPASSSSSSEAPQMAAGPGTENTLLDSTGEFESGMENFTTYDHGTGDNDNSTPALTHFNWDSNGAVEITVNNVSTAPWHVQLIHDTDIRSGLMYTLCYDAVADVERDIEVDIDTPSTYTSVVGGAIDVTIGTDFQRYTHTFTGAQTASDARVLFNLGIEDGDVTFDNIGLYHGTQCNEVSMIPPPPEPGEPDPSAGCGQAPGQTGNTPIGNGNSYLVALPQNYDRNKAYPLYFDFHNTSSDGPRYSTRGDGFSRDAKNNAIFVYPTARNIGGGWGSADFQMFEPLYNRITDQFCVNKAAVFATGYSSGGDYSGMIACEHGDKVTGIAPVNPKPVGGYQVTNPEGRNCKGNVKAIIIYGNNDTVLNAYMGASGRDMAEFYRVKNGCSTNTSDMPGYPQCKTYQGCMAGAEVSYCPHNWGYGGDGASNGAGHGYPNWTTSMFWDATAEFR, encoded by the coding sequence ATGGCTGTTTCTGCGATCACTCTTTCGGCGTGTGTGGCGGGCCCTACTACTGACACAAGCAGCTCTGCAACCAATCATTCTGAAGCGACGCAAGTATCTAGTAGCGCAATTGCAGGGCCTCAAAGTAGCTCAAGTGTTGCCCCTGCTAGTGCGGCGTCAGTACCGGTGGACTGCTCGGCGGTGAGTGCTAGCCAAGGTAAAGTTGCATACGAGGAAGAGTCTTGCCTAACGTGTCATGGTGCTGTTAATGAAGCAGCAGGCTCGGCTCCTGGTGCGGGCGGTGGTGCTCCGCTGAATTTCAATAATTTTCCAATAGTTAGCCAAGGCGGCACCAGCCTTAATAGCTATATCGCCAATAATATGATGAATTTTGGCGGTGGTTGCGACGGCGATGCGGCCTGTGAGGCAACGGCCGATAATATCGCCACTTATTTCAAAAGCCTGTCCAGCGAACCTTGGTGTGATACCCCCGCATCGAGTGAGCAGGCATCCAGCTCGGTGCCCGCAAGCTCTTCATCCAGTAGCGAAGCGCCCCAAATGGCTGCCGGCCCAGGTACCGAAAATACGCTGCTCGACAGCACTGGTGAATTTGAAAGCGGTATGGAAAATTTTACCACCTACGATCATGGTACGGGGGATAACGATAACAGCACCCCAGCGCTGACTCACTTTAATTGGGATAGCAATGGCGCTGTAGAAATCACCGTTAATAATGTATCAACCGCGCCTTGGCACGTGCAGCTTATTCACGACACCGATATTCGCTCGGGCTTAATGTACACCCTTTGTTACGATGCTGTGGCCGACGTTGAACGCGATATCGAAGTGGATATTGATACGCCAAGCACCTACACCAGTGTGGTCGGTGGCGCCATTGATGTGACAATTGGTACAGATTTTCAGCGTTATACCCATACCTTCACTGGTGCGCAAACCGCCAGCGATGCACGTGTTTTATTTAACTTGGGTATCGAGGATGGCGATGTAACCTTCGACAATATTGGCCTTTATCACGGCACTCAGTGTAACGAAGTGAGCATGATACCGCCGCCACCGGAGCCCGGTGAGCCAGACCCCAGTGCAGGTTGTGGGCAAGCTCCTGGGCAAACGGGCAATACGCCTATTGGTAATGGGAATTCTTATTTAGTCGCGCTTCCGCAAAATTATGACCGTAATAAAGCCTACCCATTGTATTTTGATTTTCACAACACGAGCAGTGATGGCCCAAGGTATTCGACACGCGGTGACGGTTTTAGTCGTGATGCCAAAAACAACGCCATTTTTGTTTACCCCACAGCGAGAAACATCGGTGGTGGTTGGGGTAGCGCTGATTTTCAAATGTTCGAGCCATTGTATAACCGTATCACCGATCAGTTTTGTGTGAATAAAGCGGCTGTATTTGCGACCGGATACAGTAGTGGCGGTGATTACTCAGGGATGATCGCATGCGAGCACGGCGATAAAGTTACGGGTATTGCACCGGTTAACCCCAAACCTGTGGGCGGCTATCAAGTAACGAATCCAGAAGGGCGGAACTGTAAAGGTAATGTTAAGGCGATTATTATTTACGGTAATAACGATACGGTTTTAAACGCGTACATGGGCGCCAGCGGTAGAGATATGGCAGAGTTCTACCGAGTTAAAAACGGTTGTTCAACAAATACATCGGATATGCCTGGGTACCCACAGTGCAAAACTTACCAAGGTTGTATGGCTGGCGCAGAGGTCTCTTACTGCCCTCATAACTGGGGGTACGGCGGTGATGGCGCTAGCAATGGCGCCGGTCATGGCTACCCGAACTGGACCACCAGTATGTTCTGGGATGCCACGGCAGAGTTTCGGTAG
- a CDS encoding c-type cytochrome translates to MLALKYLSHRKCIALCAYLLLSACTGDTSRSSVASSLSIASSSVTNSSSASSGDMTGGAAYQGADGIKGGHLYAQFWASETGFTLNNSELVDQAQLDVIAQKPLFFACSHCHGWDQLGQMGGNSNLAPNADRPRVADIDLALLAEISSPQALFNRVKDGTNRRSIDDTLADYEPSNNAAVGDAMPAYSDILTDAQIWDIVKFLKEEALDTTALYDLILIGGQYPRGRGFSNLGVDGSDVAGKELFASACADCHGVDGTAVLLAGGNFTVGKYMRNKPFIGQHKAKFGNLGSAMGPVLKGANLGDIQDLFAAMRDKNAFPDVKPEPELEPEPEPEPEPQPEPIDGLLQFLRHCSSCHTGNGEGVQRFGDVTGASAELINFKIQTVPTMAHLKPDDLAQFATLEEIDAIAEFLRR, encoded by the coding sequence ATGTTGGCTTTAAAATACTTGTCTCATCGAAAATGCATAGCACTCTGTGCATACCTGTTACTGAGTGCGTGTACTGGTGACACTAGCCGTTCCTCCGTCGCGAGCAGTTTATCCATTGCAAGTTCTTCTGTTACAAATTCTTCATCTGCCAGCAGCGGTGATATGACTGGTGGCGCCGCTTATCAAGGTGCCGATGGCATAAAAGGTGGGCATTTGTATGCTCAGTTTTGGGCGAGCGAAACGGGTTTTACACTTAATAACAGCGAGCTTGTCGACCAGGCTCAACTTGATGTTATTGCACAAAAGCCCCTGTTTTTTGCCTGTAGCCACTGCCACGGCTGGGATCAGCTTGGCCAAATGGGCGGTAACAGTAACTTAGCGCCTAACGCGGATAGGCCGCGAGTTGCCGATATTGACCTTGCATTATTAGCCGAAATATCGAGCCCACAAGCGCTGTTTAATCGCGTAAAAGATGGAACAAATCGCCGTTCCATTGACGATACGCTTGCCGATTACGAGCCGTCAAATAACGCTGCAGTTGGCGACGCCATGCCTGCCTATAGCGACATTCTTACCGATGCCCAAATCTGGGATATTGTTAAATTTTTGAAAGAAGAAGCTTTAGATACCACAGCGCTTTATGACCTAATCCTTATTGGTGGCCAGTACCCGCGCGGGCGCGGGTTTTCTAACTTGGGTGTTGATGGCAGCGATGTTGCGGGTAAAGAACTATTTGCAAGTGCATGTGCTGATTGTCATGGGGTTGATGGTACGGCTGTTTTGCTTGCCGGCGGTAATTTCACTGTAGGTAAGTACATGCGTAACAAACCTTTTATTGGCCAGCATAAAGCCAAATTTGGTAACTTGGGAAGTGCGATGGGGCCAGTGCTAAAAGGTGCTAACTTGGGCGATATTCAGGATTTGTTTGCGGCCATGCGTGATAAAAATGCGTTCCCTGATGTAAAGCCCGAACCTGAACTCGAACCAGAGCCTGAACCAGAACCAGAACCCCAGCCAGAGCCAATAGACGGGTTGTTACAATTTCTTCGGCACTGCTCAAGTTGCCATACCGGTAATGGAGAAGGCGTGCAACGCTTTGGCGATGTTACCGGCGCTAGTGCTGAGTTAATCAATTTTAAAATTCAGACGGTACCCACGATGGCCCATCTAAAACCTGACGATTTGGCTCAGTTTGCGACGCTTGAAGAGATTGATGCGATTGCTGAATTTTTAAGGCGCTGA